AAATACTCCAATTTCTAACTTCGTGAATAAACTTCACCATGACGAGCGCACAAAATCTCGTTAAAAATTAGCTGCAAGCTTATTTTTTATCCTATCGGCAGCGGTAGCAAGGCACTAGCTAAAAGATGGCCGCCGGGAGTAAAGAATCCAGGAGGGGGCCTGAAGTGTAAGGCCCCAATTTTCCACATCGCAAACGCTTTTCTTGCTAAGTCAATTTGCCCCTTAAACCATCCAGTAAAAGCTTTTCTTAGTTCGATATCTGACGACATGCAAAACGTTTTGAAACCTGATCGTTTAGAGGTGTACGGAAGACTGAATGAACGAATTCGTAATGCATGCGGACCAATTACTCGTCGTGTGCGACGAAGTCTTTGTCCGTGTTCCCTATCGGCGATGGTGTTGAGAAGTTCCTTTTTATATAGTTCCGATTGCAACTCTACACATTGCTTAAAACATTTTAAGAATGCCCACGGTTGAATTTTGAGTTTATAATTAATTCCTTTGCCAGCTTCAAGCTTCCTCGCAAGCAATTCCTGTTCTTCGATACTCATATCAGCGTCAGGCAATTTGAAAATTTGATCGCGCGAGATTTTCTTGCAAGTTTTGCTAATGTTCCCTTCAAGCAGTGCTCGATAACTAGATACCCCTGGATATTCAGAAATTTTGTCCACTAGATCAGCTGTAACAGGGTTGAGGTATAGGTAAGCAATTCTGTCCATAACTTTTGCTGGATCTAATGCAATTACAGAATCATATCCAGAAACCCATACGCTTCTTTGACTTCTTCCACAAAGCCTATTAATTGCATGCCCTAATTCACATTTAAGATATCTCATAAATTTCGGCACGTCCTCAGGGTTATGCACAATGCAAATTAAATGAAAATGATTTCCCATGAAAATATAGTGACATATTGTAATAGGGTATTGGGTTGATGCGCTAGCTAATATACCTTCAATGATTACAGCAAAATAGGGAGTCGCTACAAAAGGCAGCCCCTCTTGAATACTACTTGATATTTCTAGCACTGAGTTATTAAAAAAACACTTTGGATTGCGTGGCATTGTAGATAGCCTCCTAATAGTTACGATTACTCTATTAGTATTTTCGGCCGTTTGAGGACTGATGTTGCTCATCGGCCAGAAAAAAGTAACCCTGTACCTATGGCCGAAACCCTGTACCTATGGCCGAAACCCTGTACCTATGGCCGTTGGCCGTTAAGTTAAGGATTTTTTTTCGTCATCCTGAGCGAGTCCAGTAAGAGCGAATTGAAAGTCCCCAACTGCATTTACTGGAGAAATTTGAAGATTTCTCGACTACGCCTCGTGGAGTTCGTCCTAATTGGGCCGAAGGGCTCAAAATGACAAGGACTTGCCTGCTTTCCTCAACTTAATGGCCGTGACCCCGTGCCTAGTGAAAACACTGCACATAATGAAGTTTAATATTGTCACTGCTCCAGTGATTTTTCTGCCAACGATCTTCTCCGCGCATTAGTTCTTTTTCTTCAAATACTTGAATTATACATTCAACTTCATAGGTTGAGCGAATTAGCTGCATTCTTGACAAGTTTCCTTGATCGCATTTTGCACATTAAATTTTTATAAAAAACTTTGTTTCTTTGTTTGAGAATGATTACTCTGATGCCAGGAGATATATTAATTATGATTAAAGAAGTTGTCGGTGATATTTTATTAAGCGGATCAGATTTGATAGCTCATGGAGTTGCCCCAAACGATAATTTTGGACAAGGCTTAGCGCTGAGTTTGCGGGATCGGTGGCCAGCGCTATACAAAGATTTTAGACATTATTGTCAGACTACACATCCAGAACCCGGACAGGTTTGGGTGTGGACTGGTGCTGACCGAGTGCGCATCGCAAATTTACTAACACAAGAGGCTGCTTATGGCCATGGTGCTAAGCCTGGAATTGCTCATCTTGATTATGTTAATCATGCTTTAAGAGAGTTGCGTAAGGTAATTGAAAAGGAAAAGATTAAATCAATAGCAATTACTAAAATCGCTACAGGCGTAGGACGACTCGACTGGGATGATGTTAAACCATTAATCGCCAAGCACCTTGGAGATATGGGCATTCCAGTGTACGTTTATGCTACCTTTAAGCCTGATGTTAAAGCGCAAGAAAACTAAGCAACTGTATACTAAAATAATTATAAAAAGTGCGTTGTGATCAAAACTAAACAAGTCAGAGTAAAGCGCAGTTGGATCTCAGTGATCCCGTATGTACTACTGGTCTTTGCCGTTGCATATCTGATTTACTCATTTACTAGTCGCTCGGATGCGTATGGCTTAGAAATACCGGTTGGCTTTCTTGGTATCGCTGAACTTACCTTGCCAGTATGGCTATTATTTTTGATTGTTGGTTTGGCTCGTCCACTGATGCTAATGCGAGACTCTTGTCACTACATGTCTGATCATCACTTACGTTCGACGACTGGAATGATGTCGCTGCGTCGTGAGCAGGTTAACATTCCCTTTGAAGATATTTTAGGTGTGAGAGTCTCCCAAGGCATTCTTGAGCGAATTTTTAATACTGGTACGATTTTAGTTTGGACAGCGTTTGCTGATCGTCCTGAGGTAAAAATGAAAGGTATTTTCAGGCCCCAACATTATGCGGACATGCTTAGCGCCCGTATCGATGACGCCTTAGTTAATCGTGGACAAATGCGAAAGGCTAAGCATTAGTTGTATTTAGTCAGTAGAGAGATTTACTAGACATCCCATTGATAACCCAGCCCACGCACAGACTTGATCGGATCAAGATCGATCCGCTTAAATATCGTCCGCAACCTCACAATCGCATTGTCCACGGAACGTGGGTTGCCCTCCTTGCCCCAGGTTAACGCTAATAGATCGTCCCGAGAAATTGCACTCGGTGCACGTGCAATTAAAGTCCGTAAAATCGTATTGTCATGTAACTGCAAAGCTTCAGTAACAGCATCTGCAAATTTAATCGCCAGCGCCGCAGGGTCGTAAACCGCACCTCGAGGTAAAACTACTACCTGCAATTGCGCTTGATTCGCTGCCTCTAACACTAACGTCTTTTCCAAAACTCGCTCTAAGCGCAATAACAATTCCCTTAATAAAAATGGCTTAGGAATATAGTCAACCGCGCCAAGTTCATACCCACGCAGCCGATCCTCGGCCTCAGTCCGCGCAGTTAGAAAAATTACCGGCAACTCTGGACGCTTAGTTAATAAAGTCTGAGCAACACTAAACCCGTCTCCATCAGGTAAACCCACATCTAATAATGCAGCATCAACCTTACGCGTTAGCTTTTGACTCACGATCTCATGCGCAGTCGTCACCCAAATTACATCGTAATCAGCATCGGTCAATCCCTCTTTGAGTGATTGACCCAGCACTAAATCATCCTCAACAAGTAATATTACTGCTTTCATTCGCTGCGTATGCCCTTTCTCGGTAAAGTTATTTCTAACATAAACCCACGTGCAGGGTCCTTAAAAATTAGATCTCCCCCAAGTGCCCGCAAAACAGCTCGACTTACATACAAGCCCACTCCACTGCCGCTCCCAGAGTAAACGCGACTAAATGCTTTACCTAAAAAATTGGCCTGCTCAGCATAGCCTTTGCCATTATCGGCAATTCTTAAAACTGTTCTCGTTGCCTCTTGCTCCACGCTCACGCTGAGCCGATTAGCTGAACCGTGCACGATTGCATTTATTGCAATGTTCGACAAAACCATTTCCAGCGCGCGCGCATCACTTTCAACAAGATGCGGACCTGAGGATAATTCAAGATCTAACTCTAGCGCAGGGAAACGCCCAATCACACGCAGCAGTAATTCGGCAAGATCAATCTTTTCAATGTAAAACCGCTTCGCATCTGTGCCCACCAAGTAAAGCGAATTCTCGAGCTGCGCTGTGAGGCGCTGAACTTCGGATTGTAGCCGCTCTAAAATACTTTTATTCTCAGCCTGCGCGAGTTTTTTTTGCAAAAGCTCGGCCTGCAGTTGAATGCTTGATAGCGGTGTTTTTAATTCATGAGTAAATGCCGATAAAAATGTTTCAAGCTCAGCTCGGGCACGCCGCTCCTTGATGATGAAATAAAGTAAAGCCGCAGCACCGAGAAGTAGCGAAACAACTAACGTTGCGCCCTCCCACATTAACATCTTATGATGTTTTAGCGCTTCGTTGCTGGGAGAAACGCCCAAACGCTCTAGCCGATTGACTTGTGAATAGGAGAAGTAAAACCACCAAATACAGAGGGAAATCGTTGTCGCAACCCACACCAGTGCGCTTGCCGGTGCAAGATACTTTTTGAGCCCAGATTTTCTCGCCCAGTTGTTCATTTATTTAGATTCTGTATACAAGATAGCCAGTTATTTCGACTAATTTATAAGGGAAAGTCAACGTGATAGCAATTAACGAGCTTACAGAAAGAAAACACGAACGCGTGATCGTAGCGCAAGACAGGAAGACTGGCCTCAAAACAATTATTGGGGTTCACGATACAACACTGGGGCCAAGTCTTGGTGGTTGTCGTGTGCGTAATTATGAATCGTTCGATCACGCTCTGGCGGATGTACTAAGACTGTCTGAGGCGATGACTTATAAAAATGCTCTCGCGGGACTTAATATTGGTGGCGGTAAGGCTGTCATTATGGCGGACCGCTATAAGTTGCAAGTTGAACGCCAAGCTTTCTTCGAATCGTTCGGGCGAATCGTTGAGTCTTTAAGTGGCATTTATTATTCGGCGGAAGATATGGGAACTTCTGTTGAGGATATGCAATCAATTCGCAGGGGCACAAAATACGTGGTTGGCCGCGACCCAAACGAAGGCGGATCGGGAGATCCCTCTCCATATACTGCTAAAGGGTTACTCTATGGAATGCGTGCCTGCCTTGAAGAGCTTTTCGGTAGCGGCGATCTTAAAGGCCGAACAATTGCCGTGCAAGGTGCAGGCCATGTTGGCTACCCACTCGTATTAGACCTAGTTAAAGCAGGCGCACATGTGATTGTTGCGGATACCAACGAACGCCAAGTTACAGCTCTAAAAAAAGAAGTTGATGTTGAAGAAGTAAGCCCTGATGAAATTTTATCCGTACCCTGTGACATTTTCGCACCTTGCGCGATTGGCGGAATTATTAATCCACAAACTGTCAACCGCTTGAAGTGCAAAATCCTTGCAGGCGCAGCGAATAACCAACTTGAAGGCCCGCAAACTGAACGCATGATTTGGTCGCGCGAAATTCTCTACGCACCAGATTTTGCAATTAACGCAGGCGGAGTGATCTCTTGTGCCGATGAATTGGAAAGCGGAGGATTTACCTTGTCGCGCGTGATGGAACGTGTGGAACGTATCTATGAAACGATTAAGACGATTTTTCAGCGTGCAAAACAAAGTGGAGAATTGCCAGGGGAGATCGCGCTAGCCATGGCCGAAGAAAGAATTTTGACGGCCCGCACTTAGTTACTGATGCAAGCAGGCGTGCAAAAGTTTCCCAATCAAAAATTCTTAGAACAAGTTGATTGGAAAACGCAATTTGAGCTTATTAGTAAAAATACTCCTTGCGGCGATCAGCCCGCTGCAATTGACGCACTTACGCAAAATATTGCAACGCAACGCCTGGGCACATTGAGTGCTAAGGGCAAGTCGCAGTCGCGTCACGTGCTCTTGGGTATTACTGGCTCCGGTAAGACATTTACAATTGCCAATGTAATTCAAAAGCTCCAACGTCCGACCCTTGTTTTGGCGCATAATAAAACATTAGCCGCACAACTTTATTCTGAATTTCTGGAATTATTTCCCAAGAATGCCGTACGCTATTTTGTCAGCTATTACGACTACTACCAACCTGAAGCCTACGTGCCATCGACAGATACTTATATTGAGAAAGACGCCGCGATTAACGATGAAATCGACAAGCTCAGACATGCTGCCACTAAGGCGCTACTTGAAAGACGGGATGTGATTATTGTTTCAAGTGTAAGTTGTATTTACGGTTTGGGTGAGCCCGAAGTTTACTTTGAGTCTGTGCTTTTTCTTGAACGCGGTAGCAAAATTACCAAAGAGAAAGTTTTAAGAAAACTTGTTGATTTACAGTATACACGAGAAGAAACGGAACCCACCGCGGGCACATTTCGTGCCCGTGGTGACGTTGTTGAAGTAATTCCTGTTGCTGAAGATGAACTTGCCTTGCGACTTGAATTCTTCGGCGAGGAACTCGAAGCGATTTCTGAAATTGACCGTATTTCCGGCACTGCAAGAGCGCGTCTGGAGCGTGCCTGTATTTACCCGGCTAGCCACTTTGTAACCTCACGCGAGAATGTGGATCGAGCGTTGAAAACAATTCGCTCTGAGCTTGAAGCATGCATTCCGGAGCTCGACGGTTTAGGAAAAACACTTGAGTCTAAGCGTCTTGAACAGCGCGTGCGTTATGACCTTGAGTTGCTAGAGGAAATGGGATTCTGCCCAGGCATTGAGAATTATTCGCGACATCTCACAGGGCGCCTACCTGGAGAACCACCGCCGACGCTAGTGGATTATTTCCCCGAAGATCTTTTAGTGGTGATCGATGAAAGCCATGTCACAGTGCCACAACTTTTAGGGATGTATCGCGGTGATCGTTCGCGCAAGCAAACGCTAGTTGATTATGGATTTAGATTGCCCTCAGCGCTAGATAATCGTCCACTACGTTTTGATGAGTTTCTTGAGCGCACTAAAGATATAATTTTTGTTTCCGCGACCCCTGCAAAGTATGAATTAGAACAAGCTCAGTGCTCAGATATTTCTCCTGGTAATGTAGTTGAACAAATTATCCGTCCCACTGGATTAATTGATCCAGTTGTGGAAATTCGACCTGCGCAGAATCAGGTCATAGATTTTCAGGCGGAAATTGCGCAAGTGATTGCGCGTCGTGAGCGCGTGCTTGTAACGACATTAACGAAGCGCCTAGCCGAAGATTTGTCAGAATACTATCGTGAACAGGGGCTAAAGGTACGCTATTTACATTCCGACATTGAAGTTCTAGAGCGCATTGAGCTGATTCGTTCACTTCGTAACGGAGACTATGACATTTTAGTCGGCATTAATTTGCTACGCGAAGGCCTAGATTTACCTGAAGTCAGCCTTGTCGGGATTATGGATGCGGATAAAGAAGGGTTTTTGCGTTCAAGCACGAGCTTAATTCAAACAATTGGCCGCGCCGCACGTAATCTCAACGGCAGAGTTATTCTTTATGCCGACAAGCAGACAGACTCAATCAAATACGCGGTGCGAGAAACAGAACGCCGGCGTAAAATGCAGATTGAGTATAATAGCGTGCATCAGATTATCCCTCGTTCAGTAACACGTGCTCAGGAGGCACAATTTATTTCTCGTGAAGAAATCTTTGCGGAAATAGATGTGAAGGAATTGCCCAAAACTCAGCGCGAATGCCAGTTGCTTCTAGAAAAATATCGCAAAGAAATGTTCGCACTAGCCAAGCGCTTGCGCTTCGAACAAGCCGCTGCACTGAGAGATAAGGTCAAAGTCTTAGAGCGGCTATTTTATAGTTTATCGTAAGCGCTCTCTCGTATTGCAAACTTTCTAGGTGCTACCGTCAATCACTAACCCATCCCAGGCCAGTTCAACTACACCATTGGTCTGGTTTAGAAGTTTTTCTGAAGTTTCAGCATGCAAGGCATCATGTGAGAGATGCGTGAGATAGGCCTTTTTCAGTCCTAAAGACATGGCAAATTCAGTTGCTTGCTCGATTGTAAAGTGTGTTGGATGTGGGCGATGACGTAAGCCATCTACAACGAGTATCGAAATTCCTTGGAGCGCTTCGCGAGTATGTGCAGGGACGGCAGAACAATCGGTCATGTAGGCGAAATTTCCAATTCGTAGTCCCATGATTTGTAGCTGACCATGAGTTACTTCGATTGTCTGCAGAGTTAGGTTTTTAAGTATGACCTCTGATCCAATTTCAATTTGATGCAGTTCGACCTGGGGTGGCGGTGCTCCAGGATAGTCGGGGACTGGGGAGAAGATATAGGAGAACATCCGCTGCAATTCACTAACAGATTTTTGATGCGTATAAATTGGCAGTGGTGTTTTTGAGTGAAAATTACATACACGTAGATCGTCAATGCCAAAGACATGATCGGCATGCGTGTGAGTGTAGATCACTGCATCGAGTGTCGAAAAATCATAACGCAGCATCTGTTGACGGAGATCGGGAGTGGTGTCGACCAGGGCTCGACATTCTCCCAGTTCTTCTTTCCAGGAGATGAGGATTGAAGAGCGTAACCGACAGTCACGCGGGTCCTTTGATTGACAGACCCGACAGGCACAGCCCGGCAAGGGCACCCCCGTAGATGTTCCTGTGCCAAGTAATGTAATTTTAAAATCCATTTTTTCGCGAGTATTTATTGTACTCTAACTCCTTGCAGAGATTAAAGAATCGATAGTATAACACTTCTCTATGGCTAATGAGAAACCAGAAGAAGTCCGCATCATCGACAAGAGAAGATTTACGTCAGACGGAGAAATTAGAAAAGAGGGAGAAGTTTTAAGCTCTGATTTTAGCGCTCCTCAACAAGCAAGCCAAAATCAAGCCACTGAAGCTAAATTGCAAAGTGAACGGCGCCAAGCTCCGCCTGCCACGACCGACACTGACGAACCAATTGACTTTTCCTCTTTTATCGTCAGTATTGCCACGCAGGCTATGGCCGCACTGGGAGAAATTCCAAACCCACAAACAGGAGTCCAAGCTCCGAATCATGCCGCGGCACGGGAGTTGATTGATATTATTGCGATGTTGGATCTAAAGACTAAGGGTAATCTTAGCGCAGATGAGGCGCTTTTGATCGAGGAAGTTTTGCATAGTTTGCGCTTAGCCTTCGTCAAACGCTTTACGAAATAACAGTGTATTAAATTTGACTATGAAAATCAGTATTTTAAGAAGTTTTATTATTCTTGTGGCTGTAGTTAATTGTATCTGGAGCGCAAATTCATTTGCCGCAGACACATTTTGGCTTGATAGTAAGGAGCATAAATCTGACGTTCAGTTTCAGATCCCAAGCTTTGCTCCTTTAGTTGAAAAATTAGCCGATGGGGTTGTCAATATTTCAACCGAAGTCAAAGATGAAACACCAAACGCGCAGGGCCTGCAGTTTGGCGGCCAAGGCATGGACGAGTTGCCATTTCCATTCCCATTTCCACTACCACGCAGTCGTTCTAATAAGTCATTTAGCTTAGGCAGTGGTTTTGTAATTTCGCCAGATGGTTATATTGTGACAAATTTCCATGTGGTCGACCATGCGACAAAAATTACAGTTAATTTTAAGGGCAGTAAAAAAACCTATCAAGCTAAAGTAATTGGAAAAGATCAGAAGTCAGACATTGCGCTTTTAAAAATTGAAAAGCCCGACGCTGAGCTCCAATCATGCGTGCTTGGAGATTCGGAAAGCTTGAAAGTTGGTGACTGGGTGTTAGCGATTGGCAATCCATTTCGCTTGGGCCATACCGTTACTTCTGGCATCGTTTCAGCGTTGGGGCGTAAAAATCTTGGTTCTGGTCGAGAGGACTTCATCCAGACCGATGCTTCAATTAACCCAGGTAACTCTGGTGGCCCGCTATTTAATGCTCAAGGAGAAGTGATTGGTGTTAATACTGCAATCTATAGCCCGGGAGCTGCGACTACTGGGACCGGTTTTAATATCGGGATTGGGTTTGCCTTGCCGATCAATGAAGTAAAGAAAATTATCACGCAGCTTAAGCAGAAAGGTAAAGTTACCCGCGGTTGGCTTGGAGTTTTAATCCAGGAAGTTTCCGAAGATATCGCTGAAGCTAAAAAACTTGGAAATCTAGACGGCTCTCTAGTTTCTGATGTTTTAGACAAGAGTCCTGCAGCCGATGCTGGTTTCAAGCGCGGGGATGTGATTGTTGAATTTGACGGTAAGCCTGTGCGTAATAATGAAGATTTGCCTGCAATGGTTGCTGATACTGCCGTTGGTAAGAAAGTCGAGATTGGAGTGATTCGAGAAGGTAAGCGTCTGCAAATTCCGGTTACAATTCGTGAGCTTGAAGATAAGGCCGAAGGCAAGCAGACGAATGAGCCGGTTACTGATGAGAATAAACTAGGAATGATGCTACAGGAGCTGACCCCAGAAATTGCACGAACCCTAGGGATGGATGAGGAAATCGGATTACTTGTTGCGGGAGTTGCTCCTGATTCTCCTGCCCAGGAAGCTGGTATTAAGCGCGGAGATTTAGTGCTTGAAGTTGGAAGCGTTCCTGTGAAAAGCTTAAGTGACTTTGCTGAAGCGACAAAGTCACTGGAAAAGAAGAAACCGATTTTGCTTTTAATCAAGCGTGGTCAGAATACGATCTATGTCACATTACGCTTTGAAGAGTAGTTGTTTGAATTTAAGGTATTTTTTAATTTTTGCCGGCGTTTTTTGGCTGAGTGCTTGTGGTGAAGCTAAGCCCGACATTTACGAGGATCCCGAGTCGTTTTGGGATTCAGTGGCAAAAACCATTTATGGTGAGAAGAGCAATGATGGCAAGCTTGAAGCTGTTTCTGATTCACAATTAAAGAAATATTTTGAACGCGGAGCTTATTTGGTCCGTGCAGCTGCAGCCTGCGGAATGTGCCATGCCGCAATCGACAGTCAATTGCCACGTGGAGATGTGCATGAAGTGCTAAGCGGCGGGCGCGTACTTGAAGATCAATTTGGGCCGCTCGTCACTGCAAATATTACCCCTGCTACGGGAACTGGTATAGGCAGTTGGACCCCAGAAGAAATATCGCGCGCAATTCGCTCTTCACTTGGCAAGGGAGATCGAGCATTGTCGCTGGAGGCGCATCTAAGCTATCGCTGGCTTTCCGATCAGGATATGCGGGCAATTACAGTCTACCTTTTGAGTCTCAATGCAGTAGAGCGAGAAATTCCAAGACGCGAACTTGGGTTTTTTGAACGCAAACGCTGGGGGCTATTTTCTAGACATGAAGAAGTGCGAGGCTATGTGCCAACTCCGGCAACTGTAAATAAGCAAATCTACGGGAAATATTTATACAATAATGTTTCTCAGTGCGTGCTCTGTCATGGAGCTCAAGGAGCTGGTCCAAGTGGTAGTGGCTCAAGTTTATGGACACTAGTTTCTAACCTATTTGCACCAAATGAAATTGATGCTGCTACGGAAGCTTTAATTGCTAAGCCTAGCGCAGAGCAGGTTAAGCATCTGGAGCAGGCAGATTTTCCACTTCCTGGACCTGATATTAGAGGGGGAGCCAGTGGGCGCCTGGCCTCATGGACAACAGAAAATTATCTAGAGCATTTCGCCAAAGGCCGCTCTTTGGGCTGTCCGGTTGAGTATTACAACAAGATGACTGCGGAAGATCAGCAGTCATTGGCAGAGTATTTGAAGGCCATGTAGAGTGTCAGCCTTAGGCTTGCACTTGACCTTCTCCTTGTCTGTTTGCCAACGCTGAACCTGCGTAAACCCGATTTGAATCTTGTTCTTCCCCATGTTTTGTGGGCAATTGTCTCTTGTCCCGTCCTCAATCGAGGTCAAGCTAATTAAGAAAGAGAAGAGGGGGTAAGGTTATGTATATGTTCAAGCCGAAGAAAATAATATTACCGATCTCTACTCCTGCTTCCATTTTGGATTAGAAAAAAGTATTAGTCTGATCATGCTCTTAGCGATCGAGACTAGTTGTGATGAAAGTGCTGCGGCTATTTTTGAC
The window above is part of the bacterium genome. Proteins encoded here:
- a CDS encoding transposase; the encoded protein is MSNISPQTAENTNRVIVTIRRLSTMPRNPKCFFNNSVLEISSSIQEGLPFVATPYFAVIIEGILASASTQYPITICHYIFMGNHFHLICIVHNPEDVPKFMRYLKCELGHAINRLCGRSQRSVWVSGYDSVIALDPAKVMDRIAYLYLNPVTADLVDKISEYPGVSSYRALLEGNISKTCKKISRDQIFKLPDADMSIEEQELLARKLEAGKGINYKLKIQPWAFLKCFKQCVELQSELYKKELLNTIADREHGQRLRRTRRVIGPHALRIRSFSLPYTSKRSGFKTFCMSSDIELRKAFTGWFKGQIDLARKAFAMWKIGALHFRPPPGFFTPGGHLLASALLPLPIG
- a CDS encoding macro domain-containing protein is translated as MIKEVVGDILLSGSDLIAHGVAPNDNFGQGLALSLRDRWPALYKDFRHYCQTTHPEPGQVWVWTGADRVRIANLLTQEAAYGHGAKPGIAHLDYVNHALRELRKVIEKEKIKSIAITKIATGVGRLDWDDVKPLIAKHLGDMGIPVYVYATFKPDVKAQEN
- a CDS encoding PH domain-containing protein, with protein sequence MIKTKQVRVKRSWISVIPYVLLVFAVAYLIYSFTSRSDAYGLEIPVGFLGIAELTLPVWLLFLIVGLARPLMLMRDSCHYMSDHHLRSTTGMMSLRREQVNIPFEDILGVRVSQGILERIFNTGTILVWTAFADRPEVKMKGIFRPQHYADMLSARIDDALVNRGQMRKAKH
- a CDS encoding response regulator transcription factor codes for the protein MKAVILLVEDDLVLGQSLKEGLTDADYDVIWVTTAHEIVSQKLTRKVDAALLDVGLPDGDGFSVAQTLLTKRPELPVIFLTARTEAEDRLRGYELGAVDYIPKPFLLRELLLRLERVLEKTLVLEAANQAQLQVVVLPRGAVYDPAALAIKFADAVTEALQLHDNTILRTLIARAPSAISRDDLLALTWGKEGNPRSVDNAIVRLRTIFKRIDLDPIKSVRGLGYQWDV
- a CDS encoding HAMP domain-containing histidine kinase: MNNWARKSGLKKYLAPASALVWVATTISLCIWWFYFSYSQVNRLERLGVSPSNEALKHHKMLMWEGATLVVSLLLGAAALLYFIIKERRARAELETFLSAFTHELKTPLSSIQLQAELLQKKLAQAENKSILERLQSEVQRLTAQLENSLYLVGTDAKRFYIEKIDLAELLLRVIGRFPALELDLELSSGPHLVESDARALEMVLSNIAINAIVHGSANRLSVSVEQEATRTVLRIADNGKGYAEQANFLGKAFSRVYSGSGSGVGLYVSRAVLRALGGDLIFKDPARGFMLEITLPRKGIRSE
- a CDS encoding Glu/Leu/Phe/Val dehydrogenase, giving the protein MAINELTERKHERVIVAQDRKTGLKTIIGVHDTTLGPSLGGCRVRNYESFDHALADVLRLSEAMTYKNALAGLNIGGGKAVIMADRYKLQVERQAFFESFGRIVESLSGIYYSAEDMGTSVEDMQSIRRGTKYVVGRDPNEGGSGDPSPYTAKGLLYGMRACLEELFGSGDLKGRTIAVQGAGHVGYPLVLDLVKAGAHVIVADTNERQVTALKKEVDVEEVSPDEILSVPCDIFAPCAIGGIINPQTVNRLKCKILAGAANNQLEGPQTERMIWSREILYAPDFAINAGGVISCADELESGGFTLSRVMERVERIYETIKTIFQRAKQSGELPGEIALAMAEERILTART
- the uvrB gene encoding excinuclease ABC subunit UvrB, which translates into the protein MQAGVQKFPNQKFLEQVDWKTQFELISKNTPCGDQPAAIDALTQNIATQRLGTLSAKGKSQSRHVLLGITGSGKTFTIANVIQKLQRPTLVLAHNKTLAAQLYSEFLELFPKNAVRYFVSYYDYYQPEAYVPSTDTYIEKDAAINDEIDKLRHAATKALLERRDVIIVSSVSCIYGLGEPEVYFESVLFLERGSKITKEKVLRKLVDLQYTREETEPTAGTFRARGDVVEVIPVAEDELALRLEFFGEELEAISEIDRISGTARARLERACIYPASHFVTSRENVDRALKTIRSELEACIPELDGLGKTLESKRLEQRVRYDLELLEEMGFCPGIENYSRHLTGRLPGEPPPTLVDYFPEDLLVVIDESHVTVPQLLGMYRGDRSRKQTLVDYGFRLPSALDNRPLRFDEFLERTKDIIFVSATPAKYELEQAQCSDISPGNVVEQIIRPTGLIDPVVEIRPAQNQVIDFQAEIAQVIARRERVLVTTLTKRLAEDLSEYYREQGLKVRYLHSDIEVLERIELIRSLRNGDYDILVGINLLREGLDLPEVSLVGIMDADKEGFLRSSTSLIQTIGRAARNLNGRVILYADKQTDSIKYAVRETERRRKMQIEYNSVHQIIPRSVTRAQEAQFISREEIFAEIDVKELPKTQRECQLLLEKYRKEMFALAKRLRFEQAAALRDKVKVLERLFYSLS
- a CDS encoding MBL fold metallo-hydrolase, coding for MDFKITLLGTGTSTGVPLPGCACRVCQSKDPRDCRLRSSILISWKEELGECRALVDTTPDLRQQMLRYDFSTLDAVIYTHTHADHVFGIDDLRVCNFHSKTPLPIYTHQKSVSELQRMFSYIFSPVPDYPGAPPPQVELHQIEIGSEVILKNLTLQTIEVTHGQLQIMGLRIGNFAYMTDCSAVPAHTREALQGISILVVDGLRHRPHPTHFTIEQATEFAMSLGLKKAYLTHLSHDALHAETSEKLLNQTNGVVELAWDGLVIDGST
- a CDS encoding DUF1844 domain-containing protein — its product is MANEKPEEVRIIDKRRFTSDGEIRKEGEVLSSDFSAPQQASQNQATEAKLQSERRQAPPATTDTDEPIDFSSFIVSIATQAMAALGEIPNPQTGVQAPNHAAARELIDIIAMLDLKTKGNLSADEALLIEEVLHSLRLAFVKRFTK
- a CDS encoding Do family serine endopeptidase, whose product is MKISILRSFIILVAVVNCIWSANSFAADTFWLDSKEHKSDVQFQIPSFAPLVEKLADGVVNISTEVKDETPNAQGLQFGGQGMDELPFPFPFPLPRSRSNKSFSLGSGFVISPDGYIVTNFHVVDHATKITVNFKGSKKTYQAKVIGKDQKSDIALLKIEKPDAELQSCVLGDSESLKVGDWVLAIGNPFRLGHTVTSGIVSALGRKNLGSGREDFIQTDASINPGNSGGPLFNAQGEVIGVNTAIYSPGAATTGTGFNIGIGFALPINEVKKIITQLKQKGKVTRGWLGVLIQEVSEDIAEAKKLGNLDGSLVSDVLDKSPAADAGFKRGDVIVEFDGKPVRNNEDLPAMVADTAVGKKVEIGVIREGKRLQIPVTIRELEDKAEGKQTNEPVTDENKLGMMLQELTPEIARTLGMDEEIGLLVAGVAPDSPAQEAGIKRGDLVLEVGSVPVKSLSDFAEATKSLEKKKPILLLIKRGQNTIYVTLRFEE